In one Alnus glutinosa chromosome 12, dhAlnGlut1.1, whole genome shotgun sequence genomic region, the following are encoded:
- the LOC133852474 gene encoding bifunctional 3-dehydroquinate dehydratase/shikimate dehydrogenase, chloroplastic-like, whose translation MTLIGSVPLATSDLQIVDGARRSSTLICAPVMAETVDQMLIQTRKAKELGADLVEIRLDFLKNFSPRQDLEILIKQCPLPTLITYRPKWEGGEYDGDENKRQTALRLAMELGADYIDVELKVAHDFYNTIQGKKPEKVKIIVSSHNYQNTPSLEEIGNLVARILATGADIVKVATTAVDITDSARIFQILVHSQVPMIGIVMGERGFISRILSAKFGGFLTFGSIEAGVVSAPGQPSIKDLLDLYNFRLLGPDTKVHGVIGNPIGHSKSPHLYNPAFKSVNFNGIYLPLLVDNVANFLKTYSSPDFVGYSYTIPHKEAGFNCCDEIDPIAKEIGAISCMIKRPDGNLMGYNVDYLGAIAAIEEGLRANGANGASGSPLAGKLFVVMGAGGAGKALAFGGKEKGARVVVANRTYDKAKKLASKVGGEAITLADLENFHPEEGMILANTTSVGMKPKIEDTPLAKKALKHYSLVFDAIYTPKLTRLLREAQESGAITVYGTEMFINQAFVQFEKFSGLPAPKQLIRDTLARNT comes from the exons ATGACTCTGATCGGCAGCGTTCCG ttGGCTACTTCGGATCTTCAAATTGTGGATGGAGCTCGAAGGAGTTCGACGCTAATATGTGCGCCGGTAATGGCGGAAACAGTTGATCAGATGCTGATTCAGACGAGAAAGGCCAAGGAACTTGGGGCTGACCTTGTTGAGATTCGATTGGACTTCTTGAAGAACTTCAGTCCAAGACAGGATCTCGAAATCTTGATTAAACAGTGTCCTTTGCCCACTCTTATCACGTACAG ACCAAAATGGGAAGGTGGTGAGTATGATGGTGATGAAAACAAGCGACAAACTGCATTACGTCTAGCCATGGAGTTGGGAGCAGATTATATTGATGTTGAGCTTAAG GTAGCACATGATTTCTACAATACCATTCAAGGGAAGAAACCTGAAAAGGTCAAAATAATTGTCTCTTCACACAACTATCAGAATACTCCATCTCTTGAGGAAATTGGCAATCTCGTGGCAAGAATACTGGCTACTGGAGCTGATATAGTGAAGGTTGCAACAACTGCAGTAGATATCACAGACTCTGCACGTATATTTCAAATTCTTGTGCATTCTCAA GTCCCTATGATAGGAATTGTCATGGGTGAGAGGGGTTTCATTTCAAGAATTCTTAGTGCAAAATTCGGTGGCTTTCTCACATTTGGTTCGATTGAGGCTGGGGTGGTATCAGCTCCTGGGCAACCAAGTATAAAAGATTTATTGGATTTATACAATTTCAGATTGTTAGGGCCTGATACCAAAGTACATGGTGTTATTGGGAATCCTATTGGACACAGCAAAAGTCCTCATCTGTACAATCCAGCATTCAAGTCTGTcaattttaatggaatttatcTGCCTCTGTTGGTTGATAATGTcgcaaattttctcaagacatACTCATCTCCTGATTTTGTTGGATACAG TTATACAATTCCTCACAAGGAAGCTGGGTTTAATTGCTGCGATGAGATTGATCCAATTGCCAAG GAAATAGGAGCTATCAGTTGCATGATCAAGAGACCTGATGGGAACTTAATGGGCTACAATGTTGACTATCTTGGAGCCATTGCAGCTATCGAGGAAGGACTTAGAG CAAATGGTGCAAACGGCGCATCTGGTTCTCCCTTGGCTGGGAAACTGTTTGTCGTCATGGGTGCTGGTGGTGCTGGAAAAGCACTTGCTTTTGgtggaaaagaaaagggagcAAGAGTCGTAGTTGCCAATCGCACATATG ACAAAGCCAAAAAACTTGCCAGTAAAGTTGGAGGAGAAGCTATAACTCTAGCCGACTTAGAAAATTTCCATCCAGAAGAAGGGATGATTCTTGCAAATACTACTTCTGTTGGAATGAAACCAAAAATTGAGGACACACCCCTTGCCAAG AAAGCTCTGAAACACTATTCTTTGGTTTTTGATGCCATTTACACACCAAAATTGACCAGACTCTTAAGAGAAGCACAAGAGTCTGGAGCCATTACTGTTTATGGGACAGAAATGTTCATTAACCAAGCATTTGTACAGTTTGAAAAGTTCAGTGGTTTGCCAG CACCAAAGCAACTGATTAGGGACACCTTGGCAAGAAACACATAA